A DNA window from Amycolatopsis sp. DSM 110486 contains the following coding sequences:
- a CDS encoding GntR family transcriptional regulator encodes MSSVLGSPSLTESLSDALRQQIIRGEVAPGLRLTEAWVASRFDVARPTAKAGLDRLVAEGLLRRGPRRSSIVPQLSTEDIRDIYFSREPVETLAVRTLAEAKNVPADAQQALNMMRLAAEQSLHSDHTEADVAFHRALVAAAGSPRLQRMHGTVMGEAQLCIAQVRRTASTDLVELTARHAAIIEAIREGDGSIAEEAMRADLHGCRDMLLADAAKRAGVAV; translated from the coding sequence GTGTCGTCGGTACTCGGATCGCCGTCATTGACCGAGTCGCTCAGCGACGCACTTCGCCAGCAGATCATCCGCGGCGAGGTCGCTCCCGGTCTCCGGCTCACGGAGGCGTGGGTGGCGAGCCGGTTCGACGTCGCGCGCCCCACGGCCAAGGCCGGCCTCGACCGGCTGGTCGCCGAAGGTCTGCTCCGCCGCGGCCCCCGGCGTAGCTCGATCGTGCCGCAGCTGTCCACTGAGGACATCCGCGACATCTACTTCAGCCGCGAACCCGTGGAAACCCTCGCGGTGCGCACGCTCGCGGAGGCCAAGAACGTGCCCGCCGACGCCCAGCAGGCGCTCAACATGATGCGCCTGGCCGCCGAGCAGTCGCTGCACTCCGACCACACCGAGGCCGACGTCGCGTTCCACCGCGCTCTCGTCGCGGCCGCCGGCAGTCCCCGCCTGCAGCGCATGCACGGCACCGTGATGGGCGAGGCGCAGCTCTGCATCGCCCAGGTTCGCCGCACCGCCTCCACCGACCTGGTCGAGCTCACGGCTCGCCACGCGGCCATCATCGAGGCCATCCGCGAGGGCGACGGGTCCATCGCGGAAGAAGCGATGCGCGCCGACCTGCACGGCTGCCGCGACATGCTGCTCGCCGACGCGGCGAAACGCGCGGGGGTCGCCGTCTGA
- a CDS encoding transporter substrate-binding domain-containing protein: MKKLVLSLAAGVAVATALSGCSNTDTPVGAPAGSAAASQPAAAAVAPAAVDPAIKALVPADIAAAGTINGGANFQAAPMAMYETGTKTPTGAVVKLVEHAAGMMGLKVAWQQVLYPDQLPAMQAGKIVVSGSASAANADIIAKANVVGAFKNLQGILATADKASQFETLDAVCGKKIGLGKAAAATVAIFNDIVKHCTQGGKPAPQMVGLSATADIVLAVQSGRVDGGMIPTPTVVYTAQQSQGKLVATKANDAIAEQIDEGDEGFTIAQNQPKLAAAFQAAVNAMIKDGSYAKILTGFGLPQNQLVPTATLNQATK, from the coding sequence ATGAAGAAGCTGGTGCTTTCGCTGGCCGCAGGCGTCGCCGTGGCGACCGCACTGAGCGGCTGCTCGAACACGGACACCCCGGTCGGTGCTCCGGCCGGGTCCGCCGCCGCGAGCCAGCCGGCCGCGGCGGCCGTCGCCCCCGCGGCGGTCGACCCCGCGATCAAGGCGCTCGTCCCCGCCGACATCGCGGCGGCCGGCACGATCAACGGCGGCGCGAACTTCCAGGCCGCCCCCATGGCCATGTACGAAACCGGCACCAAAACGCCCACCGGCGCGGTGGTGAAGCTCGTGGAGCACGCCGCCGGGATGATGGGCCTGAAGGTCGCCTGGCAGCAGGTGCTCTACCCCGACCAGCTGCCCGCCATGCAGGCGGGCAAGATCGTGGTCAGCGGCTCGGCCAGCGCGGCCAACGCCGACATCATCGCCAAGGCCAACGTCGTCGGCGCGTTCAAGAACCTCCAGGGCATCTTGGCGACGGCCGACAAGGCTTCGCAGTTCGAGACGCTCGACGCGGTGTGCGGCAAGAAGATCGGTCTCGGCAAGGCCGCGGCCGCGACCGTCGCGATCTTCAACGACATCGTCAAGCACTGCACGCAGGGCGGCAAACCGGCCCCGCAGATGGTCGGCCTCTCGGCGACGGCGGACATCGTGCTCGCCGTGCAGTCCGGGCGGGTCGACGGCGGCATGATCCCCACGCCGACCGTCGTCTACACCGCGCAGCAGTCGCAGGGCAAGCTCGTGGCCACCAAGGCGAACGACGCGATCGCCGAGCAGATCGACGAGGGCGACGAGGGCTTCACCATCGCCCAGAACCAGCCGAAGCTCGCCGCCGCGTTCCAGGCCGCCGTCAACGCGATGATCAAGGACGGCAGTTACGCCAAGATCCTCACCGGCTTCGGTCTGCCGCAGAACCAGCTGGTGCCCACGGCGACCTTGAACCAGGCCACCAAATGA
- a CDS encoding amino acid ABC transporter permease, protein MTTETHPGPRFTRADPIPQQHAVRSPVGRIISWLALAVVLLIILNTLLHNDNIHLSVIGRYLFDWRILEGVLGAIALALVSFVVASIIGIVVGYMRVSRNPVARTASWLYVWFFRSVPLIVFILIFGNFALFLPRLGIGLPFTDLSLWSVSTNSVLVPMVAGGVALSLEQGAYLAEIVRAGTQSVSESQREAAAAMGLSTWQIERKVVLPQAIPVMIPPAGSTFVMLLKSTSLVYAIAGTEVLGVAEQIASQNLATMEMLFVASIWYLVLTSLASVGQRYLERRASAYRRRVRTPDAVIATEGDAGARSA, encoded by the coding sequence ATGACCACCGAAACCCACCCCGGGCCACGGTTCACCCGCGCCGACCCGATCCCGCAGCAGCACGCCGTACGCTCGCCCGTCGGCCGGATCATCTCCTGGCTGGCGCTCGCGGTCGTGCTGCTGATCATCCTGAACACGCTGCTGCACAACGACAACATCCACCTCTCGGTGATCGGCCGCTACCTGTTCGACTGGCGGATCCTCGAAGGCGTGCTCGGCGCGATCGCGCTCGCCCTCGTGTCGTTCGTGGTGGCTTCGATCATCGGCATCGTCGTCGGGTACATGCGGGTCAGTCGCAACCCGGTGGCGCGCACGGCGAGCTGGCTGTACGTGTGGTTCTTCCGCAGCGTGCCGCTGATCGTGTTCATCCTGATCTTCGGCAACTTCGCGCTCTTCCTGCCGCGGCTCGGGATCGGGCTCCCGTTCACCGATCTCAGCCTCTGGTCCGTCTCGACGAACTCGGTGCTCGTGCCGATGGTCGCCGGCGGGGTCGCGCTCTCGCTCGAACAGGGCGCGTACCTGGCCGAGATCGTGCGGGCCGGCACCCAGTCGGTGTCCGAGTCGCAGCGTGAAGCGGCCGCGGCGATGGGACTGAGCACGTGGCAGATCGAACGCAAAGTTGTGCTGCCGCAGGCGATCCCGGTGATGATCCCGCCCGCCGGGAGCACGTTCGTGATGCTGCTGAAGTCGACGTCGCTGGTCTACGCCATCGCCGGCACGGAGGTGCTGGGCGTCGCCGAGCAGATCGCGTCGCAGAACCTGGCCACGATGGAAATGCTGTTCGTCGCCTCGATCTGGTACCTCGTGCTGACGAGCCTCGCCAGTGTCGGCCAGCGCTACCTCGAACGCCGCGCCAGCGCCTACCGGCGCCGCGTCCGCACGCCCGACGCGGTCATCGCCACGGAAGGAGACGCCGGTGCTCGCAGCGCATGA
- a CDS encoding amino acid ABC transporter ATP-binding protein: protein MLAAHENTTGEVPVKQTRADLLEIVGVGKSYGEAKILDGVDVTLGEGQVACLIGPSGSGKSTLLRCINGLLTPDEGHVLLDGEIIGRVVRGGKLHDMPRKKLLEQRRRFGVVFQHFELFPHLTALGNLTLAPLLHGELEREEAEERGLAILERVGLKHRAHAHPVQLSGGQQQRVAIARALMQRPDVMLFDEPTSALDPELVGEVLRVMRELAADGMTMVVVTHEMRFAREVGDQVVFLADGKVVEAGPPAEFFDNPRTDRARAFLRQL, encoded by the coding sequence GTGCTCGCAGCGCATGAGAACACGACAGGCGAGGTGCCCGTGAAGCAGACCCGCGCGGACCTGCTGGAGATCGTCGGCGTCGGCAAGAGCTACGGCGAAGCGAAGATCCTCGACGGCGTCGACGTGACGCTCGGCGAGGGCCAGGTCGCCTGCCTGATCGGCCCGTCCGGCTCCGGCAAGAGCACGCTCCTGCGGTGCATCAACGGGTTGCTCACCCCTGACGAAGGCCACGTGCTGCTCGACGGCGAGATCATCGGGCGTGTGGTGCGCGGCGGCAAGCTGCACGACATGCCGCGCAAGAAGCTGCTCGAACAGCGGCGCCGCTTCGGCGTGGTGTTCCAGCACTTCGAGCTGTTCCCGCACCTCACCGCGCTCGGCAACCTCACGCTCGCGCCGCTGCTGCACGGCGAGCTCGAACGCGAGGAGGCCGAGGAACGCGGGCTGGCGATCCTCGAGCGCGTCGGCCTCAAGCACCGCGCCCACGCCCACCCGGTGCAGCTGTCCGGTGGGCAGCAGCAGCGCGTGGCGATCGCGCGGGCGCTCATGCAGCGGCCCGACGTGATGCTGTTCGACGAGCCGACCTCGGCGCTCGACCCCGAGCTCGTCGGCGAGGTGCTGCGCGTGATGCGCGAGCTCGCCGCCGACGGCATGACGATGGTCGTGGTCACGCACGAAATGCGCTTCGCCCGTGAAGTGGGCGATCAGGTGGTGTTCCTGGCCGACGGCAAGGTCGTCGAGGCCGGGCCGCCCGCCGAGTTCTTCGACAACCCGCGCACGGACCGAGCCCGTGCGTTCCTGCGTCAGCTGTAA
- a CDS encoding enoyl-CoA hydratase/isomerase family protein has product MPGTYDPSTMPNDLEFVKYEKKGHVAYITINRPEVRNALHTFTYRELRRVWLDMQRDPEVRVGILTGEGKAFCAGRDIKFLAEYQAKGQQTPHEDPSNPAYYWGGGGMPYDANLDKPLIAAINGFAVGVGLTLVMQCQLRVMADDAWLGDQHTNVGRLGSPQAKFLALPRATAAFLTLCNGRLTAQDCYSQGIVNKVAPQSEILAKAEELAAMVVAGSPSAVQAATRVYRISSLNPALDEYTRQLDRDVAATDDSKEGSRAFVERRSPVWQGK; this is encoded by the coding sequence ATGCCCGGCACCTACGACCCGTCGACCATGCCGAACGACCTGGAGTTCGTGAAGTACGAGAAGAAGGGCCACGTCGCGTACATCACGATCAACCGGCCCGAGGTGCGCAACGCCCTGCACACCTTCACCTACCGCGAGCTGCGTCGGGTGTGGCTCGACATGCAGCGCGACCCCGAGGTGCGGGTCGGCATCCTGACCGGTGAGGGCAAGGCGTTCTGCGCCGGGCGCGACATCAAGTTCCTCGCCGAGTACCAGGCGAAGGGCCAGCAGACGCCGCACGAGGACCCGTCGAACCCCGCGTACTACTGGGGTGGCGGCGGCATGCCGTACGACGCGAACCTCGACAAGCCGCTCATCGCCGCGATCAACGGGTTCGCCGTCGGCGTCGGCCTGACGCTCGTGATGCAGTGCCAGCTGCGCGTGATGGCCGACGACGCGTGGCTCGGCGACCAGCACACCAACGTCGGGCGCCTCGGCTCGCCGCAGGCGAAGTTCCTCGCGCTGCCCCGCGCCACGGCGGCGTTCCTGACGCTGTGCAACGGCCGGCTGACCGCGCAGGACTGCTACAGCCAGGGCATCGTCAACAAGGTCGCGCCGCAGAGCGAGATCCTGGCGAAGGCCGAGGAGCTCGCGGCCATGGTCGTCGCGGGTTCGCCCAGCGCCGTGCAGGCCGCGACGCGCGTGTACCGCATCTCGTCGCTCAACCCGGCCCTGGACGAGTACACCCGCCAGCTCGACCGCGACGTCGCCGCCACCGACGATTCGAAGGAAGGCAGCCGCGCGTTCGTCGAGCGCCGCTCACCCGTGTGGCAGGGCAAGTGA
- a CDS encoding acetate--CoA ligase family protein codes for MTPLQRILAPRSVAVIGASDRQGNRGGTAAALMRKFGFAGDVYPVHPTAETVAGYPAVRSIAELPSDVDVAIIGLGAANVSGVARELHEAGIPGAIAWAGGFSENGPEGERLQAELAEVVRSTGVRLIGPNCLGVVNTAIGFTGTFATWLRGTDELLTSGIAMVSQSGGLAANAHAWSQESGIGFRYMISTGNEVDLGVVDLLETVVEDPGTEIVLAYLEGVRDGARFAKMLRRARELGKPVLVLKVGHSAASAAAIAAHTGALAGETRVWDALLEAEGAVQVHSVEQLLETAGYLHGRAGLPPLRGRRVVIMGHGGGAGVLASDQCALAGLEVPALSPETRAALAPTMPEIASTKNPVDLTPEAYVQEKWRSQLSSTLDAVAKSGEADVLLTQFSVGEIVYPEDIAGPVIDLHRKGELAVAVYSRGATAEAVKLYTDAGLHVFDDQRVAVETLGLLTGPIRTDDEVSRAILAAAPELVTPVVEATLPAVSSGDVVAEHEVHRLLAEAGFDVLRGETAHSAEEAGALAEKLGFPVVLKALSPQITHRAAVGLVRLSVGDRATAEQTYRELAARTEALGADLLGVLVQQSAVGGTELLVSGFRDPVFGPVVSCGAGGVATELIDDVSFALAPLDEAAALALLRRLRTTGKSKGLSLEEAGAQAVAFLVRFSRFVESLPWPGFVLELNPVSVTVGRAVALDGLLVVSEAGQ; via the coding sequence GTGACGCCACTGCAACGCATCCTGGCGCCGCGTTCGGTCGCGGTGATCGGGGCCAGTGACCGGCAGGGCAACCGCGGCGGCACGGCGGCGGCCCTCATGCGGAAGTTCGGCTTCGCCGGCGACGTGTACCCGGTGCACCCCACCGCGGAGACCGTCGCCGGCTACCCGGCCGTCCGCTCCATCGCCGAGCTGCCGTCCGACGTCGACGTGGCGATCATCGGCCTCGGCGCGGCCAACGTGTCCGGCGTCGCGCGCGAGCTGCACGAGGCCGGCATCCCCGGCGCGATCGCGTGGGCCGGCGGGTTCAGCGAGAACGGCCCCGAGGGCGAGCGGCTGCAGGCCGAGCTGGCCGAGGTCGTGCGCTCGACGGGCGTGCGGCTGATCGGGCCCAACTGCCTCGGCGTGGTGAACACGGCGATCGGGTTCACGGGCACGTTCGCGACCTGGCTGCGCGGCACCGACGAGCTGCTGACCAGCGGCATCGCCATGGTCAGCCAGAGCGGCGGGCTCGCGGCCAACGCGCACGCGTGGTCGCAGGAGTCCGGCATCGGCTTCCGGTACATGATCAGCACGGGCAACGAGGTCGACCTCGGTGTCGTCGACCTGCTCGAGACCGTGGTCGAGGACCCGGGCACCGAGATCGTGCTGGCGTACCTGGAAGGCGTGCGCGACGGCGCCCGGTTCGCGAAGATGCTGCGCCGGGCACGCGAGCTCGGCAAGCCGGTGCTGGTGCTGAAGGTCGGTCACTCGGCCGCGAGCGCGGCGGCCATCGCCGCGCACACCGGCGCGTTGGCCGGCGAGACGCGGGTGTGGGACGCGTTGCTGGAAGCGGAAGGTGCCGTGCAGGTGCATTCCGTGGAGCAGCTGCTCGAAACCGCCGGGTACCTCCACGGCCGAGCCGGGCTGCCGCCGCTGCGGGGCCGCCGGGTCGTGATCATGGGCCACGGCGGGGGTGCCGGGGTGCTGGCGTCCGACCAGTGCGCGCTGGCCGGGCTGGAAGTGCCTGCGCTGTCGCCGGAAACGCGCGCGGCGCTGGCCCCGACGATGCCGGAGATCGCGTCGACGAAGAACCCGGTCGACCTCACCCCCGAGGCCTACGTGCAGGAGAAGTGGCGCTCGCAGCTGTCGTCCACTTTGGACGCGGTGGCGAAGTCGGGTGAAGCCGATGTGCTGCTGACGCAGTTCAGCGTGGGCGAGATCGTGTACCCCGAGGACATCGCCGGGCCGGTCATCGACCTGCACCGCAAGGGTGAGCTGGCGGTCGCCGTCTACTCGCGCGGGGCGACGGCCGAGGCCGTGAAGCTGTACACGGACGCGGGTCTGCACGTGTTCGACGATCAGCGCGTGGCGGTCGAGACGCTGGGCTTGCTCACGGGTCCGATCAGGACGGACGACGAGGTTTCGCGGGCGATCCTGGCGGCGGCGCCGGAGTTGGTGACCCCGGTCGTCGAGGCCACGCTGCCCGCGGTGTCCAGTGGTGACGTGGTGGCGGAGCACGAGGTGCACCGGCTGCTGGCGGAAGCGGGCTTCGACGTGCTGCGCGGCGAAACCGCCCACTCGGCCGAGGAAGCCGGTGCGCTGGCGGAGAAACTCGGCTTCCCGGTGGTGCTGAAAGCGCTCTCGCCGCAGATCACGCACCGCGCGGCGGTCGGGCTAGTGCGCCTGAGCGTCGGCGACCGGGCCACCGCGGAACAGACGTACCGCGAACTCGCGGCGCGCACCGAAGCCCTGGGCGCGGATCTGCTGGGTGTGCTCGTGCAGCAGTCCGCCGTCGGCGGCACGGAGCTGCTCGTGTCGGGATTCCGCGATCCGGTGTTCGGTCCGGTCGTGTCGTGCGGCGCCGGGGGAGTGGCGACGGAGCTGATCGACGACGTCAGCTTCGCGCTGGCGCCGTTGGACGAAGCCGCGGCTCTGGCATTGCTGCGGCGGCTGCGGACCACGGGGAAGTCGAAGGGACTTTCCCTGGAGGAGGCCGGCGCGCAGGCGGTGGCGTTCCTCGTGCGGTTTTCCCGGTTCGTCGAAAGCCTGCCGTGGCCGGGCTTCGTGCTGGAGCTGAACCCGGTCTCGGTGACCGTCGGCCGCGCGGTGGCGCTCGACGGGCTGCTGGTCGTGAGCGAGGCGGGACAGTGA
- a CDS encoding amidohydrolase family protein: MTDLLLIGGEVVDAGAGLSGRLDVAVTGSVITAIGPDLDRAGAARVVDVTGSLVTAGLVDLHTHVFAPGSALSLDADVAGVLSGVTTVVDAGSSGAENFAEFKALLPSCRTQVVPFVHIGRRGLAVKPDVTTADDLDPDGVRRVLAENPGLVRGIKVRMVSPALQGPGLEMLRTARAVAREAGVPLMVHVGDIGGLAGPRVGPETLDLLDAGDIVTHVYTANPGGVLDADGVVLPEALAAAERGVLFDSAHGCKNLSFDVARRVLDQGIPLHAVSTDMTLTGHGEIVFSLTEVLSRYLALGFSVPEVLTMATAGPAAAAGIADRAGRLEVGRPADLSVLDVVSGDWSVSDAVGASLRLDRAFVPVLTVRAGTIVEPGEAPHSWGWAPTPAEPAKVC; encoded by the coding sequence GTGACGGATCTGCTGCTGATCGGTGGTGAGGTCGTCGACGCCGGTGCCGGGCTTTCCGGGCGGCTCGACGTGGCCGTCACCGGTTCGGTCATCACGGCGATCGGGCCCGACCTCGATCGTGCCGGTGCCGCGCGCGTGGTTGACGTGACCGGAAGCCTTGTCACGGCGGGGCTCGTGGACCTGCACACGCACGTGTTCGCGCCCGGCTCCGCGCTCAGCCTGGACGCGGACGTCGCCGGCGTGCTCTCGGGCGTCACGACGGTGGTCGACGCGGGCAGCTCCGGCGCGGAGAACTTCGCGGAGTTCAAGGCGCTGCTGCCGTCGTGCCGCACGCAGGTCGTGCCGTTCGTCCACATCGGACGGCGCGGGCTCGCGGTGAAACCCGACGTGACCACCGCCGACGACCTCGACCCCGACGGCGTGCGCCGCGTGCTGGCCGAGAACCCCGGCCTGGTGCGGGGGATCAAGGTGCGCATGGTGTCGCCCGCGTTGCAGGGCCCGGGTCTGGAGATGCTCCGGACCGCTCGCGCGGTGGCGCGGGAGGCGGGGGTGCCGCTGATGGTGCACGTCGGCGACATCGGCGGCCTGGCCGGCCCGCGCGTCGGCCCGGAGACGCTCGACCTGCTCGACGCCGGCGACATCGTCACGCACGTCTACACCGCCAACCCCGGTGGCGTGCTGGACGCCGACGGCGTGGTGCTGCCCGAAGCACTGGCCGCGGCCGAACGGGGCGTGCTGTTCGACTCGGCGCACGGCTGCAAGAACCTGTCGTTCGACGTCGCCCGCCGGGTGCTGGACCAGGGGATTCCGCTGCACGCGGTGAGCACGGACATGACGCTCACCGGCCACGGCGAGATCGTCTTCAGCCTCACCGAGGTGCTCAGCCGCTACCTCGCGCTGGGCTTCAGCGTGCCCGAGGTGCTCACCATGGCCACCGCGGGCCCGGCCGCGGCCGCCGGCATCGCCGACCGCGCGGGCCGGCTGGAGGTCGGGCGCCCGGCCGACCTGTCGGTGCTCGACGTCGTCTCCGGCGACTGGTCGGTGTCCGACGCGGTGGGCGCCTCGCTGCGCCTGGACCGCGCGTTCGTGCCGGTGCTCACCGTGCGCGCCGGCACGATCGTGGAGCCGGGCGAGGCGCCGCACAGCTGGGGCTGGGCCCCGACGCCGGCGGAGCCCGCGAAGGTGTGCTGA
- a CDS encoding VOC family protein, protein MATVSVRYLVDDVDAAIGFYRDHLGFSEVMHPAPAFAMLARGDLRLLLSAPGGGPGGGQALPDGRVPEPGGWNRFALEVEDLDAEVGRLRAAGVAFRGPVVDGVGGRQVLIEDPSANPVELFQPTRAEARLDAG, encoded by the coding sequence ATGGCCACAGTCAGCGTGCGCTACCTCGTGGACGACGTCGACGCCGCGATCGGGTTCTACCGCGACCACCTCGGATTCAGCGAGGTGATGCACCCCGCCCCGGCCTTCGCGATGCTCGCCCGCGGTGACCTGCGGCTGCTGCTCAGCGCGCCGGGCGGCGGGCCCGGTGGTGGACAGGCCCTGCCGGACGGCCGGGTGCCCGAGCCGGGCGGCTGGAACCGATTCGCGCTGGAGGTCGAGGACCTCGACGCCGAGGTCGGTCGGCTGCGCGCGGCCGGGGTGGCGTTCCGCGGCCCGGTCGTCGACGGGGTCGGCGGACGGCAGGTGCTGATCGAAGATCCGTCCGCCAACCCGGTCGAGCTGTTCCAGCCCACCCGCGCCGAAGCTCGCCTCGACGCGGGCTGA
- a CDS encoding YafY family protein — MANTSSRTLRLLSLLQTHRYWPGQELAGRLEVSIRTLRRDVDRLRELGYPVEAQRGVDGGYQLAPGATLPPLVVDDEEAVALAVGLQAAAQGSVEGIAESSLRVLAKVVQVMPARLRRRVDALRAMTVPLGWNGAPGPSVDPGVLTAIALACRDSERLRFSYTAAGGLQTERHVEPLRLVPVGRRWYLVAYDLARHDWRSFRVDRLSDPHGTGAPFRPRELPAADAAEFVRAGLDNVARPYRVEVVVEAPAATVRERIGQWTTVEELDAGRCRVLMTADSLDWPTLALGVVGAEFCVVTPPELLDRVHEWAARFSRA, encoded by the coding sequence ATGGCCAACACGAGCTCGCGAACCCTGCGGTTGCTGTCGCTACTGCAGACGCACCGGTACTGGCCCGGCCAGGAGCTGGCCGGGCGCCTGGAGGTGTCGATCCGGACGCTGCGCCGCGACGTCGACCGGCTGCGTGAGCTGGGTTATCCCGTCGAGGCGCAGCGCGGCGTCGACGGCGGTTACCAGCTCGCGCCGGGCGCGACGCTGCCGCCGCTGGTGGTCGACGACGAGGAGGCCGTGGCGCTGGCGGTGGGCCTGCAGGCCGCCGCGCAGGGTTCGGTCGAGGGCATCGCGGAGTCGTCGCTGCGCGTACTGGCGAAGGTGGTGCAGGTGATGCCGGCCCGGCTGCGGCGGCGCGTCGACGCGTTGCGCGCGATGACCGTGCCGCTCGGCTGGAACGGCGCGCCCGGCCCCAGCGTCGACCCCGGCGTGCTCACGGCCATCGCGCTCGCCTGCCGCGACAGCGAACGGCTGCGGTTCTCCTACACCGCCGCCGGCGGCCTGCAGACCGAGCGGCACGTCGAGCCGCTTCGCCTCGTACCGGTGGGCCGCCGCTGGTACCTCGTCGCGTACGACCTCGCCCGGCACGACTGGCGCAGCTTCCGCGTCGACCGCCTCAGCGACCCGCACGGCACCGGCGCCCCGTTCCGCCCGCGCGAGCTGCCCGCGGCCGACGCCGCCGAGTTCGTCCGCGCCGGGCTCGACAACGTCGCGCGGCCCTACCGGGTGGAAGTCGTCGTCGAGGCGCCGGCCGCCACCGTGCGCGAGCGCATCGGCCAATGGACCACGGTCGAGGAGCTCGATGCCGGCCGCTGCCGGGTACTGATGACCGCCGACTCGCTGGACTGGCCCACCCTCGCGCTCGGCGTCGTCGGCGCTGAGTTCTGCGTGGTGACACCACCGGAACTGCTGGACCGCGTGCACGAATGGGCAGCGCGCTTCAGCCGGGCGTAG
- a CDS encoding DinB family protein — protein sequence MLGKHRHFLRFTTRDLTDDQARLRTTASELCLGGLIKHVTSVERGWAEFIVQGPAAMPDFAEMTEADFAERANDFALLPGETLEGVLAVYADVAAKTDELVATLPDLGATQPLPKAPWFEENASWSARRVFVHIIAETAQHSGHADIIRESLDGAKSMG from the coding sequence ATGCTGGGAAAGCACCGCCACTTCCTGCGGTTCACGACGCGTGACCTCACCGATGACCAGGCCCGTCTGCGGACCACGGCCAGCGAGCTGTGCCTTGGCGGCCTCATCAAGCACGTGACGTCGGTGGAACGCGGCTGGGCGGAGTTCATCGTGCAGGGCCCGGCGGCCATGCCGGACTTCGCGGAGATGACCGAAGCCGACTTCGCCGAGCGCGCCAACGACTTCGCCCTGCTGCCCGGCGAGACGCTGGAAGGCGTGCTGGCCGTCTACGCCGACGTGGCCGCCAAGACCGACGAGCTCGTCGCCACGCTGCCCGACCTGGGCGCGACCCAGCCGTTGCCGAAGGCGCCGTGGTTCGAGGAGAACGCGAGCTGGTCGGCGCGGCGCGTGTTCGTGCACATCATCGCCGAGACCGCGCAGCACTCCGGCCACGCCGACATCATCCGCGAGTCGCTCGACGGCGCGAAGAGCATGGGCTGA
- a CDS encoding nuclear transport factor 2 family protein, which yields MALSTQIMTDEQRKSVAMEYLKAFDRGGVTSSGGGTLDLFAVDAQVYFPKWGIADGRDEIGRMFSDVGGTLKAIKHHYSELTWIFSGSDLVVVEGTSHGEHRDGPWRAGLPDWAAGRWCDVFEIRDWNIHRCFIYLDPDYAGQDTDRYPWLAEEK from the coding sequence ATGGCGTTGAGCACGCAGATCATGACCGACGAGCAGCGCAAGTCCGTGGCGATGGAATACCTCAAAGCCTTCGACCGCGGCGGCGTCACGTCGAGCGGTGGCGGCACTCTCGACCTGTTCGCAGTCGACGCGCAGGTCTACTTCCCGAAGTGGGGCATCGCGGACGGCCGCGACGAGATCGGCCGGATGTTCTCCGACGTCGGCGGCACCCTGAAGGCCATCAAGCACCACTACTCCGAGCTGACCTGGATCTTCTCCGGCAGCGACCTCGTCGTCGTCGAAGGCACCAGCCACGGCGAGCACCGCGACGGCCCGTGGCGCGCCGGCTTGCCCGACTGGGCGGCCGGCCGATGGTGCGACGTGTTCGAGATCCGGGACTGGAACATCCACCGCTGCTTCATCTACCTCGATCCGGATTACGCCGGGCAGGACACGGATCGCTACCCGTGGCTCGCTGAAGAGAAGTAG